In one Arachis duranensis cultivar V14167 chromosome 9, aradu.V14167.gnm2.J7QH, whole genome shotgun sequence genomic region, the following are encoded:
- the LOC107464088 gene encoding protein ROLLING AND ERECT LEAF 2: MGCSQSKIENEEAVARCKERKHFMKLAVSARNAFAAAHSAYATSLKGAGAALTDFAQGEVVDPQFPPSAAAAAAAIPAIAAVNDIKPPPPPPSLAEQPQPLQRATTMPEKMIKEESKRAGSKKQVIKEEEGADGDDEIELENNEGNLRTRRRRSNRTIEEKNQHHDRKHDHDHDHGHGHSHVHALQHTHQTAAMEYFFPSVENVPGTSLKDSEEVLGEEEQEENHHHHRHHNNNNNNHKMSKKDERIHNHRKVFVEEKGHGEIDDDEDVDGIDDDEPVAPLPDEEAVVLPPAPEAMAMATTSSSKALKKVKIVPPVEAKRNGKQGVNMMQVFTELDDHFLKASESAHEVSKMLEATRLHYHSNFADNRGHIDHAAKVMRVITWNRSFRGIPNLDEGKDDVDLEEHETHATVLDKLLAWEKKLYDEVKAGELMKYEYQKKVAMLNKLKNRGSNSEALEKAKAAVSHLHTRYIVDMQALDSTVLEISRLRDQQLYPRLVQLVDGMATMWGIMQFHHENQSSIVTALRLLDISQSPTETSEQHYERTQQLCAVVQQWQAHFEKLMIHQREYIKALNSWLKQNLIPIESNLKEKVSSPQRARKPPIHSLLIAWQDHLEKLPDEDARTAITNFAAVIETICQHQEEELALKRKCEETRKELMRKKRQFEDWYRKYMEKKIPEDFDPERTEANNPDETIINRKFLVDQVEKRLEDEEEAYARQCLQVRQKSLGSLKNRLPELFRAMSNFSHECAKMYSELRSITQNQGLGQRSSEN; this comes from the exons ATGGGTTGCTCCCAATCCAAGATTGAGAACGAAGAAGCGGTGGCACGATGCAAGGAACGGAAACACTTCATGAAACTCGCCGTTTCCGCCAGGAACGCCTTCGCCGCCGCGCACTCCGCCTATGCCACGTCGCTCAAGGGCGCCGGCGCCGCACTCACTGATTTCGCACAGGGAGAGGTTGTTGATCCTCAATTTCCCCCTTCTGCTGCCGCAGCCGCCGCCGCGATTCCTGCTATTGCGGCGGTTAATGATATCAAGCCGCCACCTCCGCCGCCTAGCCTCGCAGAGCAGCCGCAGCCTCTCCAGCGTGCAACTACCATGCCGGAGAAGATGATCAAAGAGGAATCGAAGCGAGCAGGGTCGAAGAAGCAGGTTATCAAGGAGGAAGAAGGTGCGGATGGTGATGATGAGATTGAATTGGAGAATAATGAAGGGAATTTGAGAAcgaggaggagaagaagtaaTCGAACAATTGAGGAGAAGAATCAGCATCATGATCGTAAGCATGATCATGATCATGATCATGGTCATGGTCATAGTCATGTTCATGCTTTGCAGCACACACATCAAACCGCAGCTATGGAGTATTTCTTTCCATCAGTGGAGAATGTGCCGGGAACAAGCTTGAAGGATTCAGAGGAAGTTttaggagaagaagaacaagaagagaatcatcatcatcatcgtcatcataacaataacaataataatcataaaatgagtaagaaggatGAGAGGATTCATAATCATAGGAAGGTGTTTGTTGAAGAGAAAGGACATGGAGAAATAGATGATGACGAGGATGTTGACggcattgatgatgatgagccTGTAGCTCCTTTACCGGACGAGGAAGCGGTAGTCTTGCCTCCTGCGCCAGAGGCTATGGCTATGGCCACGACATCATCATCGAAAGCATTGAAGAAGGTGAAGATTGTGCCTCCGGTGGAGGCGAAGAGGAACGGGAAGCAGGGAGTTAATATGATGCAGGTCTTTACTGAATTGGATGATCATTTTCTGAAGGCTTCAGAGAGTGCTCATGAAGTTTCCAAGATGCTCGAGGCCACTCGCCTCCATTATCACTCCAATTTTGCTGATAATAGAG GACATATTGATCACGCCGCAAAGGTGATGCGAGTTATTACATGGAATCGGTCCTTTAGAGGAATACCGAATTTGGATGAAGGAAAAGATGATGTTGACTTAGAAGAACATGAAACTCATGCTACCGTCTTGGACAAATTGCTAGCATGGGAAAAGAAACTTTATGATGAAGTTAAG GCCGGTGAACTAATGAAATATGAGTACCAAAAAAAGGTTGCCATGCTTAACAAGCTGAAAAATAGAGGTTCTAACTCTGAAGCATTAGAGAAAGCAAAAGCGGCCGTTAGTCATTTACATACAAGATACATTGTAGATATGCAAGCCTTGGATTCCACGGTCTTAGAGATTAGCCGGCTACGCGATCAGCAGTTGTACCCAAGACTTGTTCAGCTTGTTGATGG GATGGCCACCATGTGGGGAATCATGCAATTCCACCATGAGAATCAATCGAGTATTGTGACAGCATTGAGATTGCTGGACATTTCCCAGTCTCCTACTGAAACAAGCGAACAACATTATGAGCGTACACAGCAGCTATGTGCTGTTGTGCAACAGTGGCAGGCACACTTTGAGAAGCTAATGATTCACCAAAGGGAATACATAAAGGCTCTAAACAGTTGGTTAAAACAAAATCTTATCCCAATTGAGAGCAATCTGAAGGAGAAGGTTTCTTCGCCGCAAAGAGCTAGAAAACCCCCAATACATAGTCTTCTCATAGCATGGCAAGATCATCTAGAGAAACTTCCTGATGAGGATGCTAGGACGGCCATAACCAACTTCGCTGCCGTGATAGAAACTATCTGTCAGCATCAAGAAGAGGAGCTAGCTTTGAAGAGGAAATGTGAGGAGACACGTAAGGAGCTTATGCGCAAAAAACGGCAATTCGAAGACTGGTATCGCAaatatatggaaaagaaaataccGGAGGACTTTGATCCGGAGAGGACAGAAGCTAATAATCCTGATGAGACTATTATAAACCGGAAGTTTCTGGTTGATCAAGTAGAGAAGAGATTGGAggatgaggaagaagcttatgcaAGGCAGTGCCTACAGGTTAGGCAGAAATCATTGGGAAGTCTCAAAAATCGGTTGCCAGAGCTTTTCAGGGCCATGTCGAATTTTTCGCACGAATGTGCTAAAATGTATAGTGAATTACGGTCCATAACCCAAAACCAAGGTTTAGGCCAGAGGTCATCTGAGAATTAG